Genomic window (Kaistia defluvii):
CAGTTCCTGCATCGAGCCGCGAGCGTCGCCGGTCATCAGCGACAGCTCATAGGCCTGCTGCGCCGTGATGCCTTCTGCGATGTCGGGCGTAAGCACAGAGCGCCAGCTGGACCAAGCCGCCGGCCGGGGCGATGCGGGCCGATAGCGCCCCCTCACCTCATACTGCGTCCGGCCCAAGATGGACTGCGAGATCTCGATCGCGCCGGCTTCAACACGGTCGGTCTCCCCCTGCAACACCATTGTCTGATCAACAACCAGGCGAACCTCGAACTGCACGCCGTCGACATCGTCGATATTCGGGTCCCATGACATGCGGATACCGGCCCGCATGCTGTCGCCGTCGCCCCGGATCGTGATCGGGACCACATTCCAGTCGATGATCGGCTGCGCCGGCGGGCGCACCACCTCGGTCGGCGCCGTGACGATTGGCTTCTCGTCCGTGCCTGGGATCCAGAGATAATCCGCCGGATCGACTTCCGTCAGGTTGAACCCGACGTTGAGGCTGCCGAGATCCTGCACGGCGTCGACACGAAAGAGCTTCGTCAAATAGCCATTACGGGCCGAGGTCCAGGACACGAAGTCGTTGGGCTCGATCAGGAACGCATCCGGCGGCATGGGAAGGGCATGCTGGCGGAATCGACGCGCCTCTGCCAGAGCCGACTTCATTAGCCGCTGCACCTGCGTGCCGAAAGGCACAAGCCCATAGGTGACGTCCGCCACCTGGCGGCGACCGTCATCGGCGGCCTCGAGCGTGATCGAATAGAGCGGTGGCGCGTCCTTGGCGCTCCAGCCCTCGGCGGGCTCGATGTATTTGCCGGTCACGGCATTGACCACCTCGGCCAGCGACGGGAACGGCTCGAAGGTCTGCGGATCCGTCGAAAGGATCGTGTCATCCGTGAAGGCAAAGACCGACGTACCCGGTGCGCCGGCATGCGGCTTGTAGACGCCGCCGACCTCTGCCAGACGCCCGTTGCAAGCCTTCATCAGCTCGGCCAGGACCTCTGCGGGCTCGGTATCGAGCGAGATCTCGCCGCCAGCGCGGTACTGAAGCTCCGTCCCGGAGCCGACGAGCGCAACGCTCTGGTCGCATTCGTTCATCGCCGCCGACCAGGACGAAATCGGCAACTGCGAGCCGGAAACGGTCTGGCCGCCGTAGAACCATTTGCCCTTGTAGGTGATGCCCCGGATGATGTTGTAGGCCATCACCGCCGGGTTGGCCGGCGCCTGGCTATAGGTCGCGGTATCGCCCCACACCTGCAAACCCGAGCCGCCCATGGCGCTGTCCTTACGGACGTCATAGAGCGGCACGCCATCCAGCACGAACTTGAACTGCGGGAAGCCCGAGAAGACCTTGTCGCTGACGCGTGCGATGACCACGGCATAGGCGACGCCCGTGCCGACGCGCGTCGCCTTGTAGGGCCGCGCCGAGCCGGCGAACCGTGCGACCATCTGGGCATCAGCCGCCGTCTGGTTCCCGTCATAGAAGCGGACCCAGAGCCGATCGCCATCATTGTTGTATTCCGGGATCGCCGCCTGTGTGCCGGAAGCGTTGGCCGCGTTCCAAGTGACCTTGGAGCCGTTTACCCAGATCTCGGCCAGGCCCTTCACGGGGAGGTCGGAAAGGGCGATCACCATGTGCAGGAACGCGTTCGGCGTGTTGTCGACGTTCCCCCAAGTGCCCGCATAAACGAGCGAGCCCGCCGTCATGCCGCGACCGACGATGAAGCTGCGCGGCACGGCACCGCCGGACTGCAGCTTGCCTGAAGCGCCGCCGACACCGCCGACCGGCTGCTT
Coding sequences:
- a CDS encoding phage tail protein; this encodes MIRRALRTASTAAQLLLCSTALCHAAPVFGLVAGFAGWLGGGGILAGLVGGALKLGIGLGLSYLAQSLFGKKQPVGGVGGASGKLQSGGAVPRSFIVGRGMTAGSLVYAGTWGNVDNTPNAFLHMVIALSDLPVKGLAEIWVNGSKVTWNAANASGTQAAIPEYNNDGDRLWVRFYDGNQTAADAQMVARFAGSARPYKATRVGTGVAYAVVIARVSDKVFSGFPQFKFVLDGVPLYDVRKDSAMGGSGLQVWGDTATYSQAPANPAVMAYNIIRGITYKGKWFYGGQTVSGSQLPISSWSAAMNECDQSVALVGSGTELQYRAGGEISLDTEPAEVLAELMKACNGRLAEVGGVYKPHAGAPGTSVFAFTDDTILSTDPQTFEPFPSLAEVVNAVTGKYIEPAEGWSAKDAPPLYSITLEAADDGRRQVADVTYGLVPFGTQVQRLMKSALAEARRFRQHALPMPPDAFLIEPNDFVSWTSARNGYLTKLFRVDAVQDLGSLNVGFNLTEVDPADYLWIPGTDEKPIVTAPTEVVRPPAQPIIDWNVVPITIRGDGDSMRAGIRMSWDPNIDDVDGVQFEVRLVVDQTMVLQGETDRVEAGAIEISQSILGRTQYEVRGRYRPASPRPAAWSSWRSVLTPDIAEGITAQQAYELSLMTGDARGSMQELQRQLDEVIDRIALDGAENVGADYIQRAAMRANLVAAIQQVTEAYIAGDTAVASQVTAINVKADQMSAGGFVKFAATAAPSGVDVRFQIFLNAGTVGTPNWKEAGMLLDIVGGVSRCTFLVDQFSIGDGTTRVVPFAIVGGVVYMTGVVIRSTNSVLQLDLSGENLIFSEP